In the genome of candidate division WOR-3 bacterium, the window ACTTTCTCGGGTGCGCTTGGCCTTGCCCGCGAGAATCTCGTTGAAGGTCAGGACCATGCTGTGAGCCTGCATAAGTACATCTTCTTGCTGGCTGTTCCGATTGCCCTTTTTGCGGGATTCAGACGAAACCGGAGTCTTAAGTGGATACTTGTACTACTTGGCGCGACCGCTGCGATTTCAGCTTTCCGGGGCCTCCTGCAGTGGAATGCGATGTCATTCCTTCCTCGAGTGTTCCAGTTTGACCGGTTCTACTTCCTGCAACCGACCATCTGGTACATCATCTTCGCCCTGTGTCTGTTGATGGTGGCAAGTCTTGACCTGGGTTACTTTGGAAGTGGCAAGTACTACGCGGTCGCACTGCTTGTGTTTCAGTTCCAGTTCGTTGCTAATAGTAACAGGCTCCGGCTCAACGATGTGGACAGTATCGTCCGGAAAGTCATGGGACGGCCACCCGCTGGCGAGATGACATATCGCGGCTTTTTCTCCGAAGAGCTGTTTCGAGACATTGCCGAATTCATTGGTCGGCCGCAGAGTTCATACCGCGTAGTAAGCCTTGGCATCTTCCCGGCCGTCGCCCAATACAATGGTTTCTACACGCTCGACGGATACCGTACTAGCTATCCGCTCTGGTACAAACGCGCATTCAGGAAAATTATCGAGTGGGAACTGGAAAAGTCGCCCAAGTGGAAGGAATACTTCGATACCTGGGGCAGCCGCTGCTACATCTTTTCGTCCGAGCTCGATGAACTCATGTACACAAAACAGAGGCGAGCGCGGGTGTACAATCTCGAGCTGAACACCGCGGCCCTGCGGGCGCTTGGTGGCGAGTACATCATTTCGGCGGTTGACATTGTCAACGACTGGACCAATGATCTGAGCTTGCTGGGCGTCTTTGAGAACGACGATTCGCCGTGGAGGATATTTCTCTATCGAGTCAGGGATGAGCCGGTGTCAGCGCAGCGGAGGTAAGCAGCACAGCGTTCCGCCAGTGTTTTGGTCAGATGGCGTCACGTCGGCTGCGATCGTTCGCACCGGCACAATGCGCAACCGGAGCCGGACAGCGATTCACGCTGCCCGAAGGATGCTCTATTCACCCGCGAGCTCAACCAGATAGACCCCGGCGATCGAGTCGTTATTGACCCCGAGCATAGTGAACCGGCAGCCCCCGGACATGTAGTTCTCCCAGTCGTCCATGTAACGCATGAATTCCGGATGGCGCTCCGATGAGCGCAGATACCAGAGGGCCAATGCTGGTAGGTAGCTTACAAGTGGCTGGCCGGCACGCACCGATTGATAGAATTCGCGATAGGAAACGACGCGTGCAGCGACCGCACTGCCCAGGGCACGAAGCGAGTCATTGTCCAGCTCAGCGGGCAATAAAACGGCGGCCGGCCGAGGTTCTGGGCTCCGTGCCATGGCTCTGAGAAATGTTGCGAACTCCTGACCGACTATTTGCTGCTCGTGTAACAGGTCTGCAGTTGTGATTTCCTCGCCAACCGGCAGCTTGAACATGCCGATGTTGGCTCCAAGAACGGTCGCGGCGGGGTA includes:
- a CDS encoding DUF6044 family protein, whose protein sequence is MENQETSQPEQNWGLCLGANGQRLEVESPSKSAAKEAGVLTLAGLKLTRTQLIIGFATLVLVLYLLPMVVLWDDSHIRIHDNLDSTVPSLTFLNRYLASPDSGSGLIEPFLRLGTPRIGYTRFLSVIGVLWVVLEPFAAYLVNDILVHIVAFVGMLLLLRRLFREQINSWVNEALLAGVALCWAILPHHTAYGVSIAGQPLLFAAFFNFLRCRARIWDYAIVLFFPLYSSLATAGVFIVAVLALIFVVDWVCNRRANRRFFVAVALLLAWYFVLNHRLIYEFFAGSGYVSHRTEFAQTSLTFSGALGLARENLVEGQDHAVSLHKYIFLLAVPIALFAGFRRNRSLKWILVLLGATAAISAFRGLLQWNAMSFLPRVFQFDRFYFLQPTIWYIIFALCLLMVASLDLGYFGSGKYYAVALLVFQFQFVANSNRLRLNDVDSIVRKVMGRPPAGEMTYRGFFSEELFRDIAEFIGRPQSSYRVVSLGIFPAVAQYNGFYTLDGYRTSYPLWYKRAFRKIIEWELEKSPKWKEYFDTWGSRCYIFSSELDELMYTKQRRARVYNLELNTAALRALGGEYIISAVDIVNDWTNDLSLLGVFENDDSPWRIFLYRVRDEPVSAQRR